GCCACCGCCGTCGCGAGCGGCGTGCGCCCGGCCGCGTCCCGCGCGTTCGGGTCGGCGTTGTTATGAAGCAGCAGCTCCACCGTGCTCGCGTGCCCGCCCGCGGCGGCCAGGTGCAACGCGGTCCGCCCCTCCACGTCCTTCGCCGCGGTGAGCCAGTTGTCCATTGAGAGCACCGCGGCGACCTCGTCGGTGTCGCCCGCGCGCGCCGCGGTCAGGATGTCGTCGTGGTCGTGATCGTACACGGAACGCCCCCAGCGATCGCCTCAGGCGACCTCGAAAATGACCTTGCCCGCCTCGCCGCTCCGGATGGCGTGGATCGCCTCGTCGTAGCACTCGAGCGGAAAGCGATGCGTGATGACCGGCGTCGGGTCAAACGTCCCCGCGCGCAAGAAGCGCGTCATCTGGTGCCACGTGTCGTACATCCGCCGGCCGACGACGCCGTACACCGTCAGCCCGCGAAAAATGACCTCGGTCGCGAAGTCCACCGACACCGGCTGCGACGGGATGCCGAGCATCTGCACCCGCCCGCCCGGCCGCGTCAGCGCGAACGCCTGGTGCACCGCACTCGGCACCCCGCTCATCTCCAGCGTGACGTCGACGCCGTGCCCGTCGCTCGCGCGCCGCACGGCCGACTCGGCCTCCGCGGGCGTCACCGCGTCGTGCGCGCCCATGGTACGCGCCAACTCCAGCCGCCGGTCGTTCACATCCACCGCGATCACCCGCGACGCCCCCGCCGCCTGACAGATCCCGACCGCGAAGAGGCCGATCGGTCCGCACCCGGTAATCAGCACCACCGCGCCGGGGATCTCCGTCCCGTGCAGCGCCGTGTGGAACGCGTTCCCCATCGGGTCGTGGATCCCGCCGACGTCGTACGACACGCTCGCGTCGAGGTGCCAGACGTTCGACGCCGGCATCGCGATGTACTCCGCAAAACACCCGTCGCGGTCCACGCCGATGATGCGCGTCTCCGGGTCGACGTGCGCGTTCCCCGTCCGGCTGAAGACGCTCAGCTCGTTGACGATGTGCCCTTCGGCCGTGACCCGGTCCCCGAGCGCGACGTTCTCGACGAGTGCCCCGACCTGGACCACGTCGCCCGCGAACTCGTGCCCGACGACGAACGGCGGGCGGCAACGGCCCTGCGCCCATGCGTCCCAGAGATAGATGTGCACGTCGGTCCCGCATACGCCGGCGCGCCGCACCCGAATCAAGACTTCGTTCTCACGAATCCGCGGCTCGGGAACGTCCCGGAGCTCGAATCCCGGACCCGCGACTGCTTTCACCAACGCCTTCAATCGCCTGCGCTCCGTCGATCGGGGAACCCACCGTCCGGGGCCCCCGGACGGCACGGCCGCCAGCTGACGCCGAGGACGGGCAGTCGCAGACGAGCGGCTGGTAAGGTCGCACCGGTGCACGAGCGGTGGAAGCGAGTCCAAATTCAGCCGGCGCGTCCCCGATGCCGGAATTGCGAAGCGCGTCCTACCGGAGTGTCTCGGCAGGACGCGCTTCGACGACCGGAGCGCGGTCGCGACGTGCATGGCAGTGCGAGTTACGCCGCGCGCGGCTCCGCGATCGCGTCCGCGATGACGACCGGTTCCGGGGCCGGGCCCCAGACGTACGCGAGGAACCGCGGCATGACCTCGGTGCGCGCCGGGCCGGATATCACGATCCCGATCGGTTCCGGCGTCTCGCGGGACGATGTGGGCTGTTGCATACAGATTCTCCGACGTTGGTCGTGCGTGACTGACGGAGAAACACGTTGCACCCGCGGTGCCCCTACGCGACGATCTCTAAGTCACTGCGCCTGGGTACTTTAGCGATGCAGCAGGACCGTCGGACTTGCGGGCGTGTTGCAGGATGACTCACCACGCGCGGGACATCTGTCGCAACTTGACACGCGCCAGGGGCGTCGGCCGATTTGTTCCATCGGTCGTTCTCAACGGGCGAGCTTGTGGGCGATGAACGTCGGTCGATCCCGGCCACAGTCCTCGACCGTTGTCGTCCACCCGACGTACTGCGGTGTGAGCTCCCGCACCCACGCGGCGTGCGCCTCGCCAGACGGCGTGCCCCCGGGCGCCCGAACGAAGTGCGTGCCGCCCGGCAGCGTCGCGCGTTGCAGGGCATCGATCACCTCGGGCCGCGCCTCGACGTCGACGCGCCCGAGGGCGACGGTCGAACATAGGACGACCCGGAGTCCGGCGTCCGGCATCCATGCGTCGAGGTCGCCGACGCAGGCGCGCACGCGATTTCCCAACCCCGACGCTTCGGCCACCGCCAGCGTTCGGCCGACCACCTCGGGCTCGTGGCCCACCGTCGTGACCGCGCAGCCGAGCGCGGCGGAGAACATGATCGCGTCCTCGCCGTCGAGGCCGGCGACCAGAACGTGCTCCCCGTCGCGCGACGCGACCAACTCGCGCACGAGCGTCCCCTCCGCGGCGAACCCCCACCGCTCCGGCTGGCGGAGTTCGGCGATCCGCTTCATGTAGCGACGGCGCCAGGTCCGGTACGTGGGCAGTTTGCGTCGGCGCGCGATGATGCGGTTGACCTCCTCGCACAACACGACCTCGTCCAGCGACGTCTGGGACATCGTGCGCAGGGTCGCCACCGCTTCGTCACCGAGCGCGAGTAGCGCAGTGTGCGACAGAGAATCTTTGTACGCCTCGATCTCGAGGTCGAGGTACTGCCGGTACTCGTGCTGAAGAGAACGCGGGGCCTGCATCGCGGGAACGCCAGAAAGAGGAGGCGGTAACCTACCAAGGCCGACCGGCGGCGCAACGCGTCGTCCAGCGCCGCTCGGCGGGCACGCCGAATGTTGCGCGTGGGCCCGGGCGGCGCGCGTGACTCACGTCCCTGGCCGGTCGACGCTTCCCGACATCTGATGCCCGAACTCCCCGAAGTCGAGACCGCCGTACGCCGCCTCCGGCCCGCTGTGGTCGGCCGGACCATCGTGCGCGTGCGCACCCTGCATCGCGTCGTCGGCCGCACCCTCCCCGCAGAAGACGCGTCGGCGCTTGGCGGCCGCCGGGTCGTCGCAGTCGCGCGCCGCGCGAAGTACCAGCTGCTCCAACTCGACGACGGCAGCGCGCTCGAGGCGCACTTCCGCATGGCCGGCGACTGGGCGTTCGGCGCGACGGGGGACAGTGATGCGCTCCGTCACGTGCGGGCGGCGATCGACCTCGACGACGGCTCGACCGTCTCGCTCACCGACAGCCGCGGGTTCGCGACGTTGCGGCGCATCCCGCCCGGTACGCCCGTGCCCGCAGGGCCGCCCGACGCGCTCGACACGGGCTTCGACGCCGCGTACCTCGCGCGCGCCCTCGCCGGCCGACGCCAGGCGATCAAGCCGGCGCTGCTCGATCAGGCGCTCGTCGGCGGCATCGGCAACATCTACGCGTCCGAAGCCCTCTGGCGCGCACGCATCGATCCCCGCACCGCGGGAGGGCGCATCGGTCCGCGCCGGATCGCGCGGCTCGCGGCCGCGATCACCGAGACGCTCGCGGACGCGATCGACCACCCCGGCCGGTACGCCGACGGAGACGCGACCGACCGCCTCGCCGTCTACGACCGCGCGGGAGAGCCATGTCACCGCTGTGGACGCGCCGTCGTCCGCCTCGTGCAGACCGGCCGCTCGACCTACTACTGCCCAACATGTCAGCGGCGGTGACGGGCGCTCAGCCAAGCGCCTCGAGTAGCGCGCCTTTGATGTAGCCCGTCTCCGGGATCGTGAGCACTTCGGGGTGATCGAGCGGCTGTCCGCGGACCTCCCGCAGCGCGACGCGGCGCCCGCTGTCGGCGGCGGCCGCGGTCAGCACGTCGAGGAAGTGCGCTTTGCTCAGGTGGAAGCTGCAGCTTGCGGTGTAGAGAAGCCCGCCGGGCGCGAGCAGCCGCATCGCGCGGAGGTTGATCTCCTTGTACCCGCGCACGGCGCCGTCAAGCGCCGCGCGCGTTTTCGCGAACGCCGGCGGATCGAGTACGATGGTCTCGAAGCGCTCGCCCGCCCGCTCGGCGTCCCGCAGGAAGTCGAACGCGTTCGCCTCGCGCGTCTCGACGTTCCGGAACCCGTTCAGGGCGACGTTCTCGCGCGCCCGCTCGAGCGCCGCGGCGGAGATGTCGAGCGCGAGCACCGAATCCGCGCGACGCGCGAGGTGCAGGGCGAACGAGCCGTGGTAGCTGAAGCAGTCGAGCGCTCGCCCACGCGCGACCCGGCCGACGAGCGCGCGGTTCTCGCGCTGGTCGAGGAATGCGCCCGTCTTCTGGCCGTTCCACGGCGCGGCGAGATAGCGCACGCCGTGCTCCTCGACCGGGATCGTGCGCGGCACGTCGCCGTAGAGCAGCACGGTCTCGCGGGGAAGGTCCTCGCGCGAGCGGAGCGCCGCGTCGTTCCGCGCGAGCACGCCCGAGGCTCCGGTGAGTTCGACGAGCGCGGCAACGATCGGCCCGCGCGTCGCCTCGAGGCCCGCACTCATGAGTTGGACAACGAGCCAGCGGTCGTACCGGTCGACGACGAGCGACGGCAATCCGTCCGCCTCGCCGTGCACGAGGCGGAACGCGTTCGTCTCGTTCGTCAGCGGGGCGCGCCGCCCGACGGCGTGCGCGAGTTGCGTGCGCCACCAGGCCGCGTCGATGTGCGCGTTCGCGTCGCGGGTGAGCAGCCGGAGGGAGATCTCGGACGCTGGGCTCCAGAGCGCGGCGCCGAGCGGGCGACCTCGCGCGTCGTGCACGCGGACGACGCCCGCCGGCGCTGGCGGGCGTGTGACCACGTCGCTTCGATAGATCCACGGATGGCCGCGGGCCCATCGATCGGCGCCGCGCGTCGACACGGTCACGACGGCGCGTGGTTCGGACGGCTCGGGTCGATGTGCGGACACGCCCGGATGCTAGACCGCCCCGTCGTTGCCGGGAACTGCGTTGGCCGCGCGAGCCCGGGGTGCAACGCAGGTGCTGCGAACCTCTTGACGGCTCGATCGGCCCGTCGTATGTTGACCCTCCCGCCGCGAGCAAAGCAGCGCGGGGCCGCAGCGGTGCCGACGCTGTAAATCACTTCAGCGCCGGCGGTTGCGAAGCGAGGCGGGTCGGTGTAGCATGACCGTCCGCCTGCGGCCAACGCCGCGGACTATTTGACAAATGACGGACGAGGGCGATTGCGGCACCTGCAGAGGTGACGCGATCGAGTGGGAATCGATCTACGCGGATTGCGAGCGTCGCGCGAGCGACGGTTGCAGTCTGCGCGAGACTGTTAGGTGTGATGTAGAAGCCTTATGGCGACTACTGTGCGGATGCTTGCCTCCACATTGCGGTGGTGGTCAAGTGACAGACGGCCAGTGGGGGATGCCTGGGGACACGGAGGCGAGGAAGGGCGCGGTAAGCGGCGATACGCCGGGGGGAGCGGCACACACGCATTGAGCCCCGGATGCCCGAATGGGGAAACCCGGCCAGGGGCAGCCCTGGTCATCACGCTGTGAGGCGTGAGGCGAACCCGGGGAACTGAAACATCTCAGTACCCGGAGGAAGAGAAATCAAGCGAGATGCCCGGAGTAGCGGCGAGCGAAAGGGGCGGAGCCCAAACCGGGGTCTTGATGGCTCCGGGGTTGTAGGCCCCACGGACGGTTGGCGCGAAGCGACGCGAAGTCCCCTGGAAAGGGGCGCCCGAGACGGTGAGAGCCCGGTAGCGGAACGCGAGGTGCGACGACTAGTGGTGTGCCTGAGTACTGCCCGGCACGAGGAACCGGGCGGGAAGTTGGGGGGACCACCCTCCAAGGCTAAAGACTCCCGTGTCACCGATAGTGGACGAGTACCGTGAGGGACAGGTGAAAAGCACCCCCGTGCGGGGAGTGAAAGAGAGCCTGAAACCACTGGCCGACAAGCGGTAGGAGGCCGACTCCGGGCGACTGGAGGGCGGCTGACTGCGTGCCTTTTGCATTATGATCCGGCGAGTTACGCCTCGCGCGCGGGGCTAAGGGTTTAGGGCCCGGAGCCAGAGCGAAAGCGAGTCCTGCAACCAGGGCGCGTGGAGTGCGCGGGGGTAGACCCGAAGCCAGGGCGATCTACCCATGAGCAGGCTGAAGCTGGGGTAACACCCAGTGGAGGGCCGCACCGGTATGGGTTGAAAACCGTTCGGATGACTTGTGGGTAGGGGTGAAAGGCCAATCAAGCCTGGAGATAGCTGGTTCTCCCCGAAATCTATTGAGGTAGAGCCTCGCGGCTGAGCGCCGCGCTTACGCGTGAGCGTCGTATGTCCCCAGGGGGTAGAGCGACTGGATGGGTGCGGGCCGGCGGAGCCGGTACCAAGCCCAACCAAACTCCGAATACCTGAGGGATGGACCGCGGGAGGCAGTCGCCGAGCGATAATGTCCGGCGGCGAGAGGGAAAGAACCCAGAGCCACAGCTAAGGCCCCGAAGTGGCCGCTGAGTATAGCGAAGGATGTGTCGCTACCGTGACAACCGGGAGGTTGGCTTAGAAGCAGCCATGCCTTGAAAGAGTGCGTAATAGCTCACCGGTCCAGTGGCGACGCGCCGAGAATGGTCGGGATTAAGCGGCCCGCCGAAGCTTGGCCTTCCGTCACGCACGGAGGGGTAGGGGAGCGTTGTCGGAGCGGGGAAGCCGCGGGGGGACCCTAGCGGTGGAGCGCCGACAAGTGAGGATGCCGGACTGAGTACGCGCAAATGCGGGTGAGAACCCCGCACACCGAAAGCCCAAGGGTTCCGGCGCCATGGCAATCAGCGCCGGGTGAGGCGGCCCCTAAGCCGAGGCCCCAGAGGCGTAGGCGATGGGTAGCGGGCGAACAGTCCCGCCCCGCGTTCACACGTTGAACCCACCAGGGACACCGGAACGAAGCAGCCGCGGTCTTGTGGACTGACCGTCTAAGCCGGTAGGCGCGAGCCGAGAGGGGATGGCGAGCTGCGTCTTCGGACGCGGCGAGGGCTGTGGAGTCGACGGGCGAGAAAAGCTGGTGGCGGAGTGTGAGGGCGACCGTACCGTAAACCGACACAGGTGGGCGAGGCGAGGAGCCTCAGGTGCACGAGTGAGACGTGGTCAAGGAACTCGGCATAATGATCCCGTAACTTCGGAAGAAGGGATGCAGGGCGTAGGTGACCCGGTTCGCCTGGGACAGCCGAACCCTGCCGCAGTGAATCGGCTCAAGCGACTGTTTAGCAAAAACACAGGTGCGTGCCAAGCCGCGTAAGGCGCCGTATACGCACTGACGCCTGCCCGGTGCCGGAAGGTTAAGGGGAGAGCTTAGGGGCAACCCGACGGCTTGAGCCGAAGCCCCGGTAAACGGCGGCCGTAACTATAACGGTCCTAAGGTAGCGAAATTCCTTGTCGGGTAAGTTCCGACCTGCACGAATGGCGTAACGACTTGAGCACTGTCTCGACCACGCGCTCGGCGAAATGGCAGTCTCGGTGAGGATTCCGAGTTCCCGCGACAGGACAAAAAGACCCCATGCACCTTTACTGCAGCTTGCCATTGCTCGCTGCATTCGGCTGTGTAGCATAGGTGGGACCCGGTGAGCCCCAGGCGCCAGCTTGGGGGGAGGGGCCAGTGAAATACCACCCTGCCGAAGGCGGCGCGCTCACCACGCTCGGGCAGACCCCGGCTGGGACCGTGGCTGGTGGGCAGTTTGACTGGGGCGGTCGCCTCCGAAAGCGTAACGGAGGCGCGCGACGGTTCCCTCAGCGCGGTCGGTACTCGCGCTTACAGAGTGTAACGGCAGAAGGGAGCCTGACGGCGAGAGCGACGGCTCGAGCCGGGACGAAAGTCGGCCGTAGTGATCCGGTAGTGCCGCGTGGGCGGGCTATCGCGCAACGGATAAAAGGTACGCTGGGGATAACAGGCTTATCGCGCCCGAGAGTTCACATCGACGGCGCGGTTTGGCACCTCGATGTCGGCTTATCACATCCTGGGGCTGGAGAAGGTCCCAAGGGTCCGGCTGTTCGCCGGTTAAAGTGGTACATGAGCTGGGTTCAGAACGTCGTGAGACAGTTCGGTCTGTATCCGTCGTGGGCGCTGGAGCATTGCGGGGCGCGGACCCTAGTACGAGAGGACCGGGTCGGACGATCCGCTCGTGTCCCGGCTGTCGTGCCAACGGCACCGCCGGGTAGCGATGATCGGCACGGATAACCGCTGAAAGCATCTAAGTGGGAAGCCGTCCCCAAGATGAATGCTCCCATGCCTCTCGAAGGCACTGAAGGGCCGGGGGAGACCACCCCGTCACGAGGCCGCCCGTGGACGTCTGGCGACAGACGCCGAGCGTAGCGGTCCTCATCGCCCGTGCGGCTTGACCATCCCTCTCCATCCCACCGGGTTATCCCATTGGGGTCAGAGAGGATCATAGAAAATCAGACGCAAGCGTCTGCACCACACCCATCCCACACCCTCGTCCATCATCTGCCCGCGGCGCTCGCCGTTGCGGGCCGATCCATCCCCGCCAGGCGCGTGACTCGGTCCGCGCGTGGTGGAGACCCGCATGACACAACCGAACTTCGCTGGCGGCTAGAGCGTCAGGGCCACACCCGTTCCCATCCCGAACACGGTCGTTAAGCCTGACAGCGCCGATGGTACTCCGCCCGAGAGGGCGCGGGAGAGTAGGCCGTCGCCGGCACCTCAACACTTGGGGCAGTACCTTCGCGGGTACTGCCCCAAGTGTCGTGTCGTGTACGGGACTTGCCCCGTACGTCACCATGAAGATTCCCTCGTCGTGGCTCGTCGGCGGCGGTGCCGCCGCACTCTGGTTTCGTGAACGTGCCGGGCGCCAAAGCGCCGAGCGCCTCGCGGCCGCAACCCTCGAAGCGCTGTTGAACGCGATCGACGCGAACGACGCGATGACCGGCGCCCACGTGCGGCGTACCGCCGCGTACTCGCTTATCCTCGCGCGCGCGGCCGGACTCAACGAGCCGTGCCGTCGAAGTGTCGAACGCGTCGCGCTCTTCCACGACATCGGGAAGATTCACGAGGCGCTTTTCGACATCGTGCATGACGACGCGAAGCTCACGCCGGAGGAGCGCGATGCGGTCGCCACTCACCCGCAGCGCGGGGCTGACGTGCTCGCGCCGCTCGCGGGCTTCTATCCGGAGCTCGCGGACGGCGTCCTCTCGCACCACGAGCGGTGGGACGGAACCGGTTACCCGCGCAAGCTGCGCGGGGACGCGATTCCGCTCGAGGCTCGCGTCGTGGCCATCGCCGACACGTTTGACGCGCTCACGCACAGTCGACGGTACCACGAGGGTGAGAGCGCACACCGTGGCACCGCCGTGATCGCGGAAGGGCGTGGTACGCAGTTCGACCCCGCGCTCGTCGACCTGTTTCTCTCGCCGCCCGTCTTCGAGTGTGTCGAGCAGCAAATGCAGGCGAACCGCCCCAAGCCGACGGTGGAGCGGCCGCAAGATCAGGAGCGGCGCACGCGGGAGCGCGAGTCGGACGTGCCGGACGTTCGCTTCCGGTGGCGCACCGCGCAGCCCGCGTCGTAACGCGGTACAGTCACGCGAGCGGCCTTCCTACCGCTCGCGGCCGCACGGTTACCTGCTCCGCGGTCGCGTGCCCGCGACGCCGGTGCTGTCCGCGGCGGTGCGGGCGAGGGCGCGCGATTCGCGCACGGCCTGCAGGTGCTGCGCGAACGTCGTGCGGAATTCGTGATGTCCGTCCGGTTGCGCGACGAAGAAAAGGTACGGCACCTGCGCGGGGGTGACGGCGGCTGCGAGGCTCGGCGTGCCGGGTGATCCGATCGGACCCGGGGGAAGACCGGCGTGCCGATAGGTGTTGTACGGAGAGTCGACGTCGAGGTCGCGGTACAGCACGCGGGCGGTGTGGTGGCCGAGCGCGTACTGCACCGTCGGGTCGGACTCGAGGCGCATGCCCTTGCGTAGGCGGTTGTAGTACACGGCCGCGATCGCCGGGCGCTCTTCCGGCCGGACGGCCTCGCGCTCGACGATCGACGCGAGCGTCACCGCGTCGTGACGGCGGAGCGCGAGCGCCTGTAGCCGGTCGTTCCACTCGGGTCGCCACGCCTGCTCGAAGCGGGCGACCATCTGCGCGACCGCGTCGCGGGCCGTGGTCCCGTCCGGAAACGTGTAGGTCGCGGGGAACAGGTATCCCTCGAGCGTCGGCGTGGGCACGTCCAGCTGACGGCGCAGGGCCGTGTCGCGGACGGCCGCCTCGACCGAGTCACGCGGCACCTCGAGTGAGCGCGCGAGTTGGGGCACGATCTGTCGCAGCTCCCACCCCTCGACGACGGTCACGACGTGCACCAGCCCCTTGCCGCTGACGAGCGCGTCGGTGAGGGTCGCGTACGAACTTCCGGGACGGAGCAGGTACGTGCCGGGCTTGATGCGCCGGTCGTGGCGTGCGAACGTCGCGTAGAGGCGGAAGAGCAACGACGAGCGTATGATCCCGCGGCTGGCGAGCGAATCCGCCGCGGCGCGGAACGACGAGCCGCGCGCGACGACGACGCGCACGGGCTTCTCGCCGGCCGAGGTGGCGCAGGCGACTGTGGCCGACGCGAGTGCGATCGCCACCGCGGTCCGGAGGACGCGACGCATGGGCGGCGTTAGGCCGTGTCGCCGTCGGAGGTCGCGCCCGCCGCCGTCTCGTTCGCCAGGAGCGCCAGCGCGTGTCGCAGCAGGACCGCGGCCGCGAGCGCATCGACGTCTTCCTTGCGCCCGCGGACCGAGCCGCCCATCTCGCGCACGGCACGCAGGGCCGCGGCCGTGGTGTAGCGCTCGTCGACGAGGCGGACGGGAAGGCCGGTTCGGCGCTCGAGTTCTGCGCCGA
This is a stretch of genomic DNA from Gemmatimonadetes bacterium T265. It encodes these proteins:
- a CDS encoding aminodeoxychorismate lyase, producing the protein MRRVLRTAVAIALASATVACATSAGEKPVRVVVARGSSFRAAADSLASRGIIRSSLLFRLYATFARHDRRIKPGTYLLRPGSSYATLTDALVSGKGLVHVVTVVEGWELRQIVPQLARSLEVPRDSVEAAVRDTALRRQLDVPTPTLEGYLFPATYTFPDGTTARDAVAQMVARFEQAWRPEWNDRLQALALRRHDAVTLASIVEREAVRPEERPAIAAVYYNRLRKGMRLESDPTVQYALGHHTARVLYRDLDVDSPYNTYRHAGLPPGPIGSPGTPSLAAAVTPAQVPYLFFVAQPDGHHEFRTTFAQHLQAVRESRALARTAADSTGVAGTRPRSR
- the tdh gene encoding L-threonine 3-dehydrogenase, with translation MIRVRRAGVCGTDVHIYLWDAWAQGRCRPPFVVGHEFAGDVVQVGALVENVALGDRVTAEGHIVNELSVFSRTGNAHVDPETRIIGVDRDGCFAEYIAMPASNVWHLDASVSYDVGGIHDPMGNAFHTALHGTEIPGAVVLITGCGPIGLFAVGICQAAGASRVIAVDVNDRRLELARTMGAHDAVTPAEAESAVRRASDGHGVDVTLEMSGVPSAVHQAFALTRPGGRVQMLGIPSQPVSVDFATEVIFRGLTVYGVVGRRMYDTWHQMTRFLRAGTFDPTPVITHRFPLECYDEAIHAIRSGEAGKVIFEVA
- the mutM_2 gene encoding formamidopyrimidine-DNA glycosylase, translating into MPELPEVETAVRRLRPAVVGRTIVRVRTLHRVVGRTLPAEDASALGGRRVVAVARRAKYQLLQLDDGSALEAHFRMAGDWAFGATGDSDALRHVRAAIDLDDGSTVSLTDSRGFATLRRIPPGTPVPAGPPDALDTGFDAAYLARALAGRRQAIKPALLDQALVGGIGNIYASEALWRARIDPRTAGGRIGPRRIARLAAAITETLADAIDHPGRYADGDATDRLAVYDRAGEPCHRCGRAVVRLVQTGRSTYYCPTCQRR